One genomic region from Salvia hispanica cultivar TCC Black 2014 chromosome 2, UniMelb_Shisp_WGS_1.0, whole genome shotgun sequence encodes:
- the LOC125206518 gene encoding natterin-1-like: MGIENCLAPVATTITKETILQVQELVLSRKIYNVRYQMEYARIFDEAPCVAGSSTLINNEDGESTLQASVTYTDQKSYSFTRSLSLSAGISSTIEAGVPFITKASITVDYHINGAFEWGETTTTSTSVTGTAMVPVPAKSSVTVDFVGTRGTCNIPYSYTQEDKRSSDGKVVYTNLYDGIYTGVSYYNFSFTVRETKAL, from the coding sequence ATGGGTATTGAGAATTGTCTAGCTCCAGTAGCGACGACTAtcacaaaagaaacaatattgCAAGTGCAGGAATTGGTGTTGTCGAGAAAGATCTACAATGTGAGGTACCAGATGGAGTATGCTCGGATATTCGACGAGGCGCCATGCGTGGCAGGCTCATCCACGCTTATTAACAACGAGGACGGGGAGTCCACTCTGCAGGCCTCTGTCACATACACAGATCAAAAATCGTACTCTTTTACCCGAAGCTTGTCATTGAGTGCAGGGATCAGCAGCACCATCGAAGCCGGTGTGCCCTTCATTACAAAGGCTTCAATTACAGTGGATTATCATATAAATGGGGCGTTTGAGTGGGGTGAAACCACAACAACTTCAACGTCGGTTACAGGCACCGCGATGGTTCCTGTGCCTGCCAAGAGTTCGGTCACGGTTGATTTTGTGGGAACAAGAGGCACCTGCAATATTCCTTATTCTTACACTCAGGAAGACAAGAGGTCCAGCGATGGCAAAGTTGTTTATACTAATCTTTATGATGGTATTTACACCGGCGTCAGTTATTACAACTTCAGCTTTACTGTCAGAGAGACTAAGGCACTCTGA